Genomic segment of Falco peregrinus isolate bFalPer1 chromosome 5, bFalPer1.pri, whole genome shotgun sequence:
GGgttttaaaacacaggatgGGAGCAGATAATGCTGGTCTGCTGTGAATTCTGTGTGAACACATTGAGATTACCTTGACTCATAAGTCTGTCTCCCCACCCCAGGAACTGCTGGAAGGGAGACACCTGTTTTCCTTCACGCTGTGACTGTTGGTTAGGAAAGACTTTGTAGTTGCAGTCAGGGTTTAGAAAGGCTGTGTCTCGCCTGGGGTCAGGCAGAAAAAGGAATTGAAGCCAGATTTCCTGGCCTCTTTTATCTAACATCGCAAGCACTGAGTTTGTTACTTAGTAGTTCGAAAAGCTGGAAATTTCTAACTCCTGAAAAGAATTGACAGCCCCTGAGAAAAATTCTGACAGCCCTCCTCGCGTAAGCAGTGCTGGGGATTTGCAAATGTGTCTCCTGCTtacaagagaagcagcaaaaaatggGGCCAGGAAGAGCAGTTTTGAGCTCCAGACACAGAACATGGCAGGTCCAGATGCAGGGGCATTGGTTTGTCCTCCCTTTCTGACAGTGGAAACAGTCCTGTCTCCACAGGGACAagttctgtttcctttgaaCACTCCCTCCTGTATGTGCAGGACTGGAGTGAATAGCAGTTGTTAGCGATGAATTTAGAAGCTCCTAGTGGTCATCTTGCTTCTTCCCCGAGCTGTGCAGCACTCGGGGGTTCACAGGGATGTCCCTGTGCCAGTTGGCACTATGGGGACAGTTGAGGAAGGCCTCCATCTCCTGGAAAGCTCCCAGCCATGTCCTGTGCCTGTGGCCACAGGCCAGGCTGCCCCCAGGGCTTGTGGTCTAAAGCTACTGAtgtgctgcagggatgcagtATTCCCAGGGGAAGCTCTAACATGTGGCATCTGTCCTGACACAGCatcactgaaaacagtttttggATCCACAGATCAGGAAAGGCTGGGGCATACATTTCCCCTGCAAGGAGGCAAGAGGATGTCTCTGGAGAACAGAGGCCTCAGCCACCAAAGCGCAGAGCCACAGTGGTGCCCACGGTGCTGCTGACACGCACACCCACACCACTCTTCACCAAGATAGGAAACCAGCGGGATGGTGTCCTCCAGCCATGAGCACACGGGCTCTCTGGCTGGCATTTGTCTAAGGGGTGCTTGGAGCCACCACCGGCATGCGGGGGGACCTTTCACCAGGGGAGTTTCACCAGGGCACTGCTGACCATGCCAGGTTTCCCATTTGCTTTCCCACAGTGCTTTCTGCTAGGAAGAGCTCTTTGGATCACAACGCAGAGTGCATTAAAGTTAACAGGATACATAAACATTTAGATCACAGATTCCACAGAAATGTAATGGTTCACCAGTTGGGGCCAGGTAAACTTCATCATTTGGGCTaattgaagggaaaaaaaaaaaaaaaaaagcactgtagTAGGGCCCAGTTCCTTAGTTCTTCCCTAGGAAAATAGAGAATTGCAACGTTTTTACCTCTTACTGTTTGTTTCTGTATCTGGTTTTAGCTGTCAAAGTGCCAGTGCTCGGTCTACTGTCACCCACTGGGCCCTGGCAACATAAGGAAACCAGTCTTGGGCCTCTACCAACAGGTTCCTTTCCAGCTCAGTGTATGTTTTCCTCCAAGAGAAGCACATGTCCAAGGGGGCAGCTACAGCTCAGTACAACCAGCCTCTGCTGTCAGCTCCTGTGGGCGTTtggtggctgctgggcagcaaggTGAGAACTGACTGGCTTCAGCACACTTCCCTGTCGTATCTCCACTGTGATGTATGTAAAGTATCTTGTATGttacaaaagattttaaaaagcgTCTTAAGGCCTGTAAACTCCGCTATTTGGTCAGAAGATGGCATTCTGTAAAGAGACTGCTGTATGAATACCTTCCCATGCTTTGTCCCCTATGCTATCAAACAACAAACCATATCTGTTCTGTACGTAATAAATGTGTTAACATCAGCAAGTGCAGGGCGTCTTTCCTGTAAGGGTCCTGGGATTTGTGCTCAGCCATCAGTAACAGCAAGACACTTAAAAGGGTGGGAGTGGCAGCTCAAGTGGTATTTAGTAGCAAGAATGAAGATGTGGATTGCTTGCTGGGTGAGAGCAGAAGGGGCTGGTCCTGCAATCCACAGAGCAATCTGTAGCTGCTGCCAGCAACAGAAATAGAAAGTGGGAAAGACTGGCTAGCTGCGGCTGTCCTTGTGTCTCCTTCAGGTGAGCTGCCAGAGTTTACACATCAGACTCGGCTTCCAACACTCAAATTTGCCAAAGACCCCTGTCCATACAGGGTGGTATTTCACAAAGTCCCATAGGAATCAATGACattcagcactgcaggaagcgACTTCCTCTTAGTCCCAGCAGCACTTACATATGTTTGTACTTATTTTGTAGAACTGCATTAATTCAAGGGCTGTACATAGTGGTAATAGAAAAGGGAGCCGCCTCCTTACAGCAGGGAGTGGCTTCTGCCATGAGCCGAAGTCCCTAAGGTGATCCACCTCCATGACCAGCACTGCAGTTCTGTGCAGGCCAGGGTGATGTACAACAGGCAGCACCTCCTGGGTTAACAGAAGCACCTGAACAGTGAGGTTTGGAAATGGGTCCTGgggcctgccctgcccccccagggctgcaccTGTCAATACAGCCAGAAGCAGTGCGAACAAGGCACTGGGTGAAGCGGGGCCGTGTCTGGCATGAGATGCATAGCTGAGGAAGGGACTAGCAACCATCATCCTTCAGATGGCCACCCCCATGTTGCTGAATGCCCCAGGAGGTTAATGCACAGGTTTGGGGTCCCAGCAGAGCTCCCCAGCATGTTCTAGGCATCCCGACTACCTACTATAGCAGACAGAAATAAAGAGCAACTTCTGCAAGCAGCTGATCCGTGGGGTTACAGACACCGCAGGACTGCGGCAGACTGTCTGCGGCAGTGCCGCAGGACTACAGACACCGCAGCAGAATCCGCAACCACcacaagagaaaatgaaatgctgagaaCTGCACTGAGTTGCACATTTTAATGTTTACCCCATCATGCTGCACTGGAATAGGTAGCAATTTGTGTTTGGCCTCAAATAGTAAGAGCCAACCTTGTATGCTTTGCGTCACCGGAATTAAAATGATTTCTTCTATCTCCTGACAAGCCATCTCTGGGAATAAGAGATGGATAGCTTTGGATAAGTCAGTATCCAAAAGCAAGTTGTGTTCCTCCTGTGTTGCTTACTGCCATCATATGTGAGTAACCCAGATGATTCTGCAGTGATTAAGAGGAATCCAGTGCTGCACCTGTATTTGGTAAGTTAATGGCTCTGCATTTGGACCCCATAATGATCTCCATGCACTAGAAAAGAACAGGAAGTTTTCTTAGAACCGTGCTGCAGAAATAAGAcgacatttattttcattagcaCAGTTGTAAACTGCTCTGTGAAATAACTTGATATTCTCAGTCATTTTTCTGTGATTCCTGTAGGACCCAAATTATCtggaaaatgttcttaaaaacttaattttcagGCAGTAAAGAAAATTGTGCTCCAAGAAAGCGTAGCTGGATGCCAGGAGCTATGCATTCAGAGATCATACAGGAACTGAGAAGGTTCCTCTGCTGACTGAGACTGAAGTTATAGAAGAAAAGATGTGAATGTATCTGCACCTTTCCTTTCAGATGAGGTGGCTCAACAGGGGTACACTGTACCACAGTGGATAAGGAGGTCTTCTGTAAGATTACATGCTCCTAACACACAGTGAGAGCACACAGGAAGCTCAGAACATAGAACAAGTCCTTAAACTGGTGTCCCtgtagcttttttctttgcactcCGCTGGGGAGAGGCCTTGAGCTTCTCCAGATCAATCATGGGCTCCTCTGTGATTGGTTTTCCCTCCTTCTGCCACCGCGCAAGGATCATGGCTCGGAGCAGAGGTGGGTATGGAAGGTACCGAATGGTCTCCTCTGGTACTGGGGTGAATTTCTTGAAGGCCTCCTCCTCATGCTTGGGCACCACACGCCAGTCATGGTACATGACTTTGTCTATCTCTCGCACTTCTTCTTCGGTTTtgcctgagaaaaaaagatgaacacCAGTGGACAACACTACTGCAACAACCTCCCTCTGGGAAATGCAGCGTGTCATTTTTCCGTTACCAAAAATGCTACAACAGGCAATAGTAAAGGAAGTTTTCAAAGGATCAGACAGTACCTTCCCTGCCATGCTATGGGATCCCACTTTTGTCCTTGGAAATCAAGACAGAAACCCACTGACAGGACTACAGGCAAGTCGATTGAATTCCGTGGTTGACTCCCTCTCAATTTAAAACTTCACCCCTCTCCAGTTCAGTTTCCATGGCTAAGGAACAAGAGTAATTTACCCCTGCACTGATGAAAGTTCTCTGGGAAATttaacctaaaaaaaccccaacaactttAAAATCTTTGAATGAGCATGTTTTGGAAACTCTAGTAAGTGACCATCATGCCTacagaaagcagctttaaaaagggaaattcaCCGGCTCAACTCCAAGCGCTAATTTAAAATCCCAGTAACATAAGTTTACTTGCCATCACTCCTGGCTTCTTCGACCTTTTTCCTTGGAACACCCTCCCGTGTTCAGTCGTGTCTTGCTTCCGAGGGCTGGTCCCGGGCTCTGCACCCCCCCACCCGCCGTCGCTTCTTAGGGGCGTGCGCCAGGGGGGCTGGGTCCCCgcacggggagggggcggggtGGGCTGGATCCCCGCACTTGAAACTAACCCACGGTAACTCACCTGCCCGGCAGCAACCTGCGAAAGCCAAGCGTCCCGAGCAAGGcggcccgcccccccgccctgTCCAAGCCCCCGAGGGTCCCGCAGCCGGTTGTACCTCGGAAGGTCAGGCGGCCCCAGGCTCTGCCGTGGTCCATGTTCTGCAAAGAGAAGCGGAGCCCGCTgagggcggcgcggcggggcgggggggcagcgccgggccgggcggggcgcggcggcgtTACCTCACCTCGGCCGTGTGGTCAGCCTTCACCTTGGTGATCACCCAGTAGCAGGGCTCGTCGTGCGCCCACAGCCAGGACTTGCGGGTGACGAGACGGCCCAGGCCGAAGCGCGGCAGGCGGCACAGCAGCGCCAGCAGCCGGTTCTCCCGCCGCACGTCCTCCCAGGCCCGCACCGGCAGCCGCTTCTGCGTCAGCGGCCGCCGCATGCTCTCGTAGTCCAGGGCGAAGCGCTGCGACTCCCGCGGCCGGTTCTTCAGCGCCCGGTACTCGCGGATCTTCTTGGCCATGGCGGCGATGGGCCGGTACAGCTTCTTGCGCGCCATGGTGCCGGCCGAGTGCGCGGCGGCtccgccgggccccgccgcttCCCGTCTCGCCCGGAagctgccccgccccgccgccacccGCCCCCGCCGGACCGCGGCTCGGCTGCCCGGGAAGGGCCCGGCTGCCGGCAGAGCCGCCCGGGGCGCCAGCGGGCCTCTCGCcgcgggctgcgggcagggccaCTGCCACAGGCTCGGCCCCCGGCGGGCGCAGCTCGGTCGCGCCCTGACGCCTCGGCGTGCTTCGGTGGTCGGGATGGGTCCCAGTAACTAGGGATAAGCTGGGATAGAAAGATCGACTTGAGCAGCCTCACCTGCGTGGGATGGGTCCCAGTAACTTGGGATAAGGTGGGATAGAAAGATCGGCTTGAGCAGCCTCACCTGCATGGGATGGGTCCCAGTAGCTTGGGTTAAGCTGGGATAGAAAGATCGACTTGAGCAGCCTCACCTATGCAGGCCCTCAGAGAAGGGAACGTTCAAAGCCAGCGAGTAGATGACGCTGGCAGGTTTTAGGCAGATTACTGCAATGTGGAAGGTCTTCCCGAGGTCAGTCAGAAGCTGGGTCTCATAACTCCATTCCTGGGGACAAGACAAACTCTCCCTGGCACTGACAGCTCCAGCCGCTGAGCACCAACGCGACAGAGCCGCACCGGCAGAAACTGCTGTGTGCATTGTGGACTTACGGAGTAGAAAACTGCATAGGTCTGGCTATATTAGCCCCTGGATTCTGGCTAGAGACTGGTAAATTAAACCTGTCAGGagaaaggtgttttgtttgcttttttttaaacagttatcATATATTGAAGGAAACGCGTTCATTCCAGTACTGCTGCCGAGTCCTTTACTGAAGGTTTTCAGGCATACACAGACTGTTTTTTGTCAGTGGCCACAATCAATGTGCAGAACAAAAGTGGGGGCCAGGGGGCTTGTGCTAGGCAACAAAACAAGTAAACCGCCCATTTTAAAGGCTGGTAATGCTCTTAAAATAGGAAATTTTCTCCTAATATGCTGCATCTCTCTTGAAAAGGGACAGGGACATTGTAACAAAGAGAATGTACCTGATTAAGTTGACAAACACAGATTTAGAATAAGATACTCAACCTCAATCCACCCAAATTTGGGAAAAACAGCAGAGCAATTGAATGACTTATTACAAGGTAAAGAGTACGTAGCTTCTATCTAGGGCTATGCAGCACAGGTATCAAGCTCACGCCCTTTAAGGCACCTACGTTCAGGTTTCTGCGGGGCCACTGAGCAGAAGAGGGCACAAGAATGCTTGAAAAATTGTGAAAATGGCTTTGTCGGATGCACAGAAAGGCAAGGCAACGCCAAACACACCAAGTCGGCAAGAAAAACTGATGCGACGCCACAACAGTCGGCTAGAGACAACACCtccgggctgctgcagcaggaggccGAGCACAAACCGTGCTCCAAGCACCGCCAGCTCCTCGCCGGGCCCGGCTGCGGCCCAGAGCGGCTCCAAGTGCCTCCCGGTGTCCCGGCTCCCTGAGGGGGCGGCGTCCGACAGCGCCTTGTCTCGGGTCGCAACAGGATCCCGCgcttgtttttccttcaggCGAAACCTCTCATTAAAGAACCCCCTTCCGCGCTGGGGGTGCCGCGGGGACCTTTGCCGCAGGCGCTCCAGGAGCAGCGCCCGTTGCCAGAGGGAAGCCCCCGGCACAAGCACCGGCGAGCGGGGGCAGAGCGCCCGCCggagcagcctggcagagcagcagccacccgCTGCTGCCGCGGCCGCTTACCGCGATGCGCCCCACACGGAGCTCCCCCGCCAGGCTGCCGCtcccgggcgggcggggcggtgAGGCCTCCCGGGCCGCCCCCAGCGGGCCGCGCTCCAGCCGCCCCCGGGCGTGGCGCTCGCACGGTACCGCGGGGGAGCGGCTGGTGACAGCCCGCGCAGCCACGTGACGGCAGCTGCCCAAtcaccgccgccgccgcgctccctccccccccccccccccgcggcggtGCCGTCCTGTCCCGGCAGGCCTTGCGCGGTGCGGCTGGTGGCTCTGTCGGTAAGATGGCGGCCGTGAGTCTGAGGCTCGGAGACCTGGTGTGGTGAGTGGCGGGGCAGGCCGTGCGACGGCGGGGCAGAGCGGGGCGGCGGCgacgggcggcggcggcccgcggGGCGGCTGTCTCTTGCGGAACGAGGCTGAGACTCCGCTTGCGGCAGCGGAGGCGcaggcggggcggcggcggggctgcgctCGGCTCGGgggagcgcggcgcggcgggtGCTGAGCCTGGCCGGGCCGAGGCCGGCGCTGTCACCCTGTCGCCGCGGGGCACTCCAGGGTGTGGctgcgggcggggaggggctTGGCAAGGCCGGCGGGGCTCTCCGCCGCCGTCCCTCGGTGGCCGTGTgaggggggggcggcagcgggaggCGGTGTGGGgccgtggggctgggctggagcgGGCCGAGGGCGGGCGGGCTCGGCGCTCCGCTCACCGGCACCGGAGGCGGCCTGTAAAAGAACCTGTGTAAGATGGAGCGGGACAGAGGGGTTGCGGGGCTCGGTTAGAAATACGGTGTTCACCCAAGGGAGGCGAGAAAGGATATAAATAAGTTAGTAGGTGTTGAGGGAGAGCGACGATACCGTCTCTGGGCAGTGCTTTACGGAAGCAACGCAACAATCCGGGAAAAGTGGTTTTCTGCAGGTTGGGATGGCTCTGTTGAAGCTCACAGAAGCCATTTCCCCTTCGCACTCCAGTTTTACCCTCGAATAGTCAGAGAGCTGTGATTTTGTACTTCCCGATCAGGAGAACTGGGGGGATTCCAGTGAGCCCTGTAAGTGCTGATTTTTAAGTGCATAGGCTCTGCTGTACTTAATAGGCTAGGGCCTGCAAGAAATAGGTAATCCCCAATACGCAAGTGCATGCACTTATATTTATATCCCAGACAAAAAGAAGTGTGTGCTCCAGACTGTGACAACTGCAGTTTCTCACCTGAAAAATTGACAGTGCTGTAAAATTGTATAATTTATATAGTGAAGTAAAGATTGGTTCCTtttaggaaactttttttttaaatgaggattTGGGGAGTGCACAGCTGTCACTGTTGGAATGCAGATTATCCTGCTTTAGTTTTGTACATGACGACCTGGGCAGGCACTATCCCTAGAGCCATCACAGAAGAACTGTAACAATAAGACAGTAACATATGAAAGGCTTTGATGAATGTCTTTTTCGGTAGGAGTGGAAGCAGTGAATATGAGACACGATCACAGCAACAGCTCTTGGCAGTGTTCCTGCATGACCATCGCTACTGCATCATCTCTGTAGTGTTGCTGTCCCAGGAGGGGCTGCAGTGCCACTTGTTGATAATTTTTGGTTCAGGAGCTGGTGGGCTCCGCAGGTTCTTTGCAGGTCTCTTGCAAGACAGTGACTGATAAGGGTTTGAGAGTATTGTAGCCCCAGTGACGGGGGAAAGATAATGAGAAAGCCACCGTGCTGAGGGCTGAGACTGATGtctctttctcctctgtgaAGACATAGTTTTGTGTAGTTTTCATAATGGAAACATTCGCAAGTGTAGGAAATaaacttttctgcctttttttttgtggctctTTTGTATCTTTAGCACGTCTTGCTGTGGTGGTGAGCACCTGAAGAACGTGATAATGGAACACCTGTTCAGGGGACCCGGCCATTAATGCTTTCCTGTGAGAACAACTAAGAGTCTCAGCTCTCTGAGCTGGAGATCGGTGGCTGCTCTGCTCACTAGATTGTACTGTCTGGATGGATATAAGTTACCGACCTGAACTTTGGTTTGATTGCCTGCATCAAGAGtctttttcagttccttgtgAGGGAATATCCAGTCTTATAAGAGTAATAA
This window contains:
- the MRPS34 gene encoding 28S ribosomal protein S34, mitochondrial; translated protein: MARKKLYRPIAAMAKKIREYRALKNRPRESQRFALDYESMRRPLTQKRLPVRAWEDVRRENRLLALLCRLPRFGLGRLVTRKSWLWAHDEPCYWVITKVKADHTAENMDHGRAWGRLTFRGKTEEEVREIDKVMYHDWRVVPKHEEEAFKKFTPVPEETIRYLPYPPLLRAMILARWQKEGKPITEEPMIDLEKLKASPQRSAKKKATGTPV